A section of the Methanoregula formicica SMSP genome encodes:
- a CDS encoding ArdC family protein, which translates to MKAADVKAQINERIIKSLSEGKIPWLKPWTENSPRNLFSGRAYTGLNRLILGLSSYSLPFWATYRQYHAAGLQVQFGEHGTGIIYAGRTVKTDTKTDENGEETESRKQIRSLKAFTVFNIAQTDYKEKGYQLPDVKENAHLLGCDTVIQEYTGRHSIRITDGSRAAYSPQMDIITCPEIGQFRSSEHYYATMFHECIHSTGPRLDRFKRTDSVCFGSETYGREELVAEIGSAYLAALTGIDSSAIIQNQAAYLQNWAKAIKADADLVMYAAGRGEKAADFMLGANAPAPATAVEGVPA; encoded by the coding sequence ATGAAGGCAGCGGACGTTAAGGCGCAGATCAACGAGAGGATCATTAAGTCCCTCTCGGAGGGAAAGATCCCCTGGCTGAAGCCGTGGACCGAGAACAGCCCGCGAAATCTTTTCAGCGGCAGGGCCTACACCGGGCTGAACCGGTTGATCCTCGGGCTCAGCTCTTACTCTCTCCCCTTTTGGGCAACCTACCGCCAGTATCACGCCGCAGGTCTTCAGGTCCAGTTCGGAGAACACGGGACCGGGATTATCTACGCGGGCCGGACCGTGAAGACCGACACGAAGACCGATGAGAATGGCGAAGAGACAGAGAGCAGGAAACAGATCCGTTCCCTCAAAGCCTTCACGGTCTTCAATATCGCCCAGACTGATTACAAGGAGAAGGGTTACCAACTGCCGGACGTGAAAGAGAACGCCCACCTTCTTGGATGTGATACAGTTATCCAGGAATACACGGGCCGGCACTCAATACGGATCACCGATGGCAGCCGGGCCGCCTACTCCCCGCAAATGGATATCATCACCTGCCCGGAGATCGGCCAGTTCAGGAGCTCCGAGCACTACTATGCGACGATGTTCCATGAGTGTATCCACTCCACCGGGCCCCGGCTCGACCGGTTCAAGCGGACCGATTCTGTTTGTTTCGGGTCCGAGACCTACGGGCGCGAGGAACTGGTCGCAGAGATCGGGAGTGCATACCTGGCAGCCCTCACCGGTATCGACTCATCAGCAATCATCCAGAACCAGGCCGCCTATCTCCAGAACTGGGCGAAGGCGATCAAGGCCGACGCCGATCTCGTGATGTATGCAGCGGGCAGGGGAGAGAAGGCAGCGGATTTCATGCTCGGGGCGAATGCCCCGGCCCCGGCCACCGCAGTGGAAGGGGTGCCGGCATGA
- a CDS encoding Coenzyme F420 hydrogenase/dehydrogenase, beta subunit C-terminal domain, with protein MAQKNYLDLKKEVWETGICSGCGACIAVCPADALSFPHGEMVTSPVSSGYCKQATDSVACGACYAACPRTGPQPEETLGTYLELLSARSASEVPYAQSGGAVTAILAHAFDAGLIDAVVTVSEDRFTLKPSSAIITKSEALISVAGSRYSWWVPLLAALKTAVVEKKYRRIAVVGVPCAVQALGKIRTSDNDLLRPYAKAIRLVIGLFCTESFDYSSLIHTQLQVRNKIEPFQIKKLDVKGKLTIEKTDGSSTSIPLPELEACIRKGCHSCTDFTALDADISAGSVGSPAGMTTFLIRNTTGKAFVDAAVQAQKLLVKEGADIPAIEKLAKAKIKKNRKK; from the coding sequence ATGGCACAAAAAAATTATCTTGATCTGAAAAAGGAGGTCTGGGAGACCGGTATATGCTCGGGCTGTGGTGCCTGCATTGCAGTCTGCCCGGCGGATGCGCTATCGTTTCCCCACGGGGAGATGGTCACAAGCCCGGTCAGTTCGGGCTATTGCAAACAGGCAACGGATTCTGTTGCCTGCGGCGCATGTTATGCTGCATGCCCGAGGACCGGGCCGCAGCCGGAGGAGACACTGGGCACGTATCTCGAACTCCTCTCAGCCCGGTCAGCATCGGAAGTTCCCTATGCGCAGAGCGGCGGCGCAGTCACGGCAATCCTTGCCCACGCATTTGATGCAGGGCTCATCGATGCGGTTGTTACCGTGAGCGAGGACCGGTTCACCCTGAAGCCATCGTCTGCGATCATAACAAAGTCCGAAGCACTCATCAGTGTTGCCGGAAGCCGGTACAGCTGGTGGGTGCCGCTCCTTGCAGCGTTGAAAACCGCAGTTGTTGAGAAGAAATACCGGCGGATTGCAGTTGTCGGAGTTCCCTGTGCAGTCCAGGCTCTCGGAAAGATACGCACGAGCGACAACGATCTCCTCAGGCCCTATGCCAAGGCCATCCGCCTTGTGATCGGCCTGTTCTGTACCGAGTCGTTCGACTATTCCTCGCTCATCCACACCCAGCTCCAGGTGCGCAACAAGATTGAGCCCTTCCAGATCAAAAAACTCGATGTGAAAGGAAAACTCACCATCGAGAAGACCGATGGCAGCAGCACAAGCATTCCCCTCCCGGAACTGGAAGCCTGCATCCGAAAAGGCTGTCATTCCTGCACGGACTTCACCGCTCTGGATGCGGATATTTCAGCCGGTTCCGTTGGCAGCCCGGCAGGCATGACCACGTTCCTCATCCGGAATACCACGGGGAAAGCATTTGTTGACGCGGCAGTTCAGGCCCAAAAACTTCTCGTTAAAGAAGGAGCGGATATTCCTGCAATAGAGAAACTGGCAAAGGCCAAGATCAAAAAGAACCGGAAGAAATAA
- a CDS encoding class II glutamine amidotransferase, with protein sequence MCGIIGVIDRSRQCMDGSKIREALASMDERGSGEGSGYVAYGIYPDYKEYYALHVFFDNIREHKVPLEELLEKWGMIIHDEQIKTYEQPGLRKVHTPWRYFFRPNPSMMPKSTSPEEDIITSLVMKVNSERNGALIFSSGKNLGVFKAAGWPEDVANFYRIQDYKGYLWLAHNRYPTNTAGWWGGAHPFNLLNWSVVHNGEITSYGTNRRYIESFGYKCTMQTDTEVVAYLIDLLVRKHGLSEEMAVRAFAPPFWDEIDRMQKKDQELNQALRLAYGPALMNGPFAICVAKENLLCGFTDRIKLRPLVAAESGDRLFISSEEAAIRRIDDDVTNIRMPSAGEAVIGRLYA encoded by the coding sequence ATGTGTGGAATAATTGGTGTAATTGACCGGAGCCGCCAGTGCATGGACGGCTCAAAAATCCGGGAGGCACTTGCTTCGATGGACGAGCGGGGCAGCGGCGAAGGATCCGGGTATGTTGCGTACGGGATTTATCCGGATTACAAGGAGTACTATGCCCTCCATGTCTTCTTCGATAATATCCGGGAACATAAGGTCCCGCTGGAGGAACTCCTTGAGAAATGGGGCATGATCATCCACGATGAGCAGATAAAAACGTATGAGCAGCCCGGTTTACGCAAGGTCCATACGCCATGGCGTTACTTTTTCCGGCCTAACCCGAGTATGATGCCAAAGAGCACCTCACCGGAGGAGGACATCATCACCTCGCTTGTGATGAAAGTCAACAGCGAGAGAAACGGCGCACTGATCTTTTCCTCCGGAAAAAACCTCGGCGTCTTCAAAGCTGCCGGCTGGCCGGAAGATGTGGCGAACTTTTACCGCATCCAGGATTACAAGGGGTACCTCTGGCTCGCGCATAACCGCTACCCGACCAATACAGCCGGCTGGTGGGGTGGCGCACACCCGTTCAACCTGCTGAACTGGAGCGTTGTCCACAATGGCGAGATCACGTCCTACGGCACAAACCGGAGATACATAGAAAGTTTCGGTTACAAGTGCACAATGCAGACGGATACGGAAGTCGTTGCATACCTCATCGATCTTCTGGTACGGAAGCACGGGCTCTCAGAAGAGATGGCAGTCCGGGCTTTTGCGCCCCCGTTCTGGGATGAGATCGACCGTATGCAGAAGAAAGACCAGGAACTCAACCAGGCTCTCCGCCTTGCATACGGCCCTGCCCTCATGAACGGACCATTCGCAATCTGTGTGGCAAAGGAGAACCTGCTCTGTGGTTTCACCGATCGCATCAAGCTCCGTCCCCTTGTTGCGGCAGAGAGTGGCGACCGGCTCTTCATCTCCAGCGAAGAGGCGGCTATACGGAGGATCGATGATGATGTCACCAATATCCGCATGCCCAGTGCCGGTGAAGCGGTAATCGGGAGGTTATACGCATGA
- a CDS encoding C39 family peptidase: protein MRLFKPAVILLVLLLAAMIMVPIVSAEPDNTIPDKNFVSVEKATSVANYYVEQVSGSMKEYPDWKGATVQKATTYYDLNGKASAYSFDVLVNGQYAGYLMISATRDNYPLLEFSKGRTPDREISNQVKGAELAAADAKSQQATLGAGRPLYLGATFFYIEYPVEKTSTVKSTSQQSQDKILVDLYDMRIINPETVSGSRNAAVSTELIAVQKEAQTVLNQTSIQKFQKQKKLEAQAEWDTIDKMSVSSSTKTAEVKSASALSAIEKTISGVPYFNWTHGCSPTSAAMVLGYWRGRGLTRLPDASWPTGDPLNQQLAAEMGTDAQGSTWPWMIAYGINRITAINSGYHYTSSSALVTAYSWPAIQSEIDAERPFVLSMMWGGAPEESPTTPYGFHSVAAVGYTYQSWGSQKYITIHDTWDYSNNRHIRFGNWVLAALNTYVRPDYTYTITSSAGPHGVIDPAGTVQVPTGTGKVFTITPDSGYIIDQILVDNSPVTQNPYTFSDVTSDHTITATFKEEALPAIVPLCQAGDAFDATMYPQNWPQSDPMTFSCNWDGNGRVYLSGSSSELIGTYADDGFTVDTPNGIQFDAEGHYAHQHAPLELTSGMNAGSNTLTLIVRNYMGLSMSYGSSTGIGTDQTPYIIEVNDQSMIAAAQSSAAKAFTFVPNSTELKESVSTTAI, encoded by the coding sequence ATGAGATTATTCAAACCTGCAGTCATCCTGCTCGTATTGTTGCTCGCAGCGATGATTATGGTACCGATAGTGAGCGCTGAACCGGATAATACTATTCCGGATAAAAATTTTGTCAGTGTGGAAAAAGCGACATCAGTTGCCAATTATTATGTTGAGCAAGTCTCTGGTTCGATGAAAGAATATCCGGACTGGAAAGGGGCAACTGTTCAAAAAGCAACAACCTATTATGATCTTAATGGGAAAGCATCTGCTTACTCGTTTGATGTTCTTGTAAATGGACAGTATGCCGGGTACCTGATGATTTCTGCAACACGGGATAATTATCCTCTGCTGGAATTTTCCAAAGGCAGGACCCCCGACCGTGAGATATCCAATCAGGTAAAAGGCGCGGAACTTGCAGCAGCTGATGCGAAGTCACAGCAGGCCACTCTTGGTGCAGGACGCCCACTTTATCTTGGGGCAACCTTCTTTTATATAGAATATCCGGTTGAAAAGACCAGTACTGTGAAAAGTACTTCTCAACAAAGCCAGGACAAAATCCTTGTTGACCTTTATGATATGAGGATTATTAATCCAGAAACGGTCTCCGGTTCCAGGAATGCCGCTGTCAGTACTGAATTGATCGCTGTACAAAAAGAAGCACAAACAGTTCTTAATCAAACATCAATCCAAAAATTCCAGAAACAGAAAAAACTGGAAGCACAGGCTGAGTGGGATACAATTGATAAAATGAGTGTATCTTCATCAACGAAAACGGCCGAAGTCAAATCTGCATCGGCATTATCCGCTATTGAAAAAACAATTTCTGGTGTTCCATATTTTAACTGGACACATGGATGTTCACCCACATCTGCAGCAATGGTGCTTGGTTACTGGCGTGGACGGGGGTTAACAAGACTGCCTGATGCCTCATGGCCAACCGGAGATCCGTTAAATCAACAGTTAGCGGCTGAAATGGGCACAGATGCCCAAGGGTCGACATGGCCGTGGATGATTGCATATGGCATAAACAGAATTACCGCGATCAATTCCGGTTATCACTATACATCCAGTAGCGCACTCGTGACCGCATACAGCTGGCCGGCAATACAAAGTGAAATTGATGCCGAACGCCCCTTCGTCCTTTCAATGATGTGGGGGGGAGCGCCTGAAGAAAGCCCAACAACACCATATGGATTCCATAGTGTTGCCGCAGTGGGGTATACCTACCAAAGTTGGGGCTCTCAAAAATATATCACGATTCACGATACATGGGACTATAGTAATAATCGCCACATCCGATTCGGAAATTGGGTCCTGGCTGCATTGAATACGTACGTGCGACCGGATTATACCTACACAATTACATCCTCTGCCGGCCCTCATGGAGTTATAGATCCGGCAGGAACTGTTCAGGTACCTACAGGTACCGGGAAAGTTTTCACCATTACTCCCGATTCAGGTTATATCATTGATCAAATCCTTGTCGATAATTCACCCGTTACTCAGAACCCTTACACGTTCTCAGATGTAACTTCAGACCACACAATCACTGCCACATTTAAAGAAGAGGCACTCCCTGCAATCGTACCGCTTTGTCAAGCAGGGGATGCATTTGATGCAACTATGTATCCGCAAAACTGGCCGCAGTCCGATCCTATGACATTTTCCTGTAACTGGGACGGGAACGGGCGCGTGTATCTCTCGGGCAGCAGCTCAGAACTTATCGGAACGTATGCCGATGACGGTTTCACTGTTGATACTCCAAATGGGATACAGTTCGATGCCGAAGGCCACTATGCACATCAGCATGCGCCGCTGGAACTGACATCAGGTATGAATGCAGGGTCCAATACGCTCACATTGATTGTTCGTAATTATATGGGACTGTCGATGAGTTATGGTTCATCAACAGGTATTGGTACGGATCAAACTCCATATATTATCGAAGTGAATGACCAGTCTATGATTGCAGCAGCCCAGTCATCAGCCGCAAAGGCATTTACATTCGTTCCGAACAGCACAGAGCTGAAAGAGAGCGTATCGACCACGGCAATCTGA
- the glnA gene encoding type I glutamate--ammonia ligase, with translation MTTDIQKFLKKIEAENVKFIRLQFTDIQGLPKNVSIPAIQAEKALTDGIWFDGSSIEGFARIEESDMLLKPDLATYAVLPWRPGEGKVARFICDIQTYGNKPFEGDPRNVLRRTIAEAAKMGFTFNTGPELEFFLFRMIDGVPTTEFEDRGAYFDLAPTDAAEDVRRDVVLALSDMGFEIEASHHEVADSQHEIDFKYGDVLTTADRVITFKFAAKSIALQYGMHASFMAKPIAGINGSGMHTHGSLSKNGKNAFYDPNAELQLSDTAMYYIGGLLKHAKAITRVANPTINSYKRLVPGYEAPCYISWSAANRSALIRVPAARGNSTRAELRSPDPMCNPYLTFACMLAAGLDGVKNKIMPPDMTNSNIYHMDAKLRKKLRIDMLPGSLAESNAALLRDDVLCDTLGVHVVDNLSRIAEMETDAFRLTVHPWELDRYLATY, from the coding sequence ATGACAACGGACATACAAAAATTTTTGAAAAAAATTGAAGCGGAGAATGTCAAATTCATCCGCCTGCAGTTCACGGATATCCAGGGTTTGCCAAAAAACGTGTCCATCCCGGCTATCCAGGCAGAGAAAGCACTGACCGACGGTATCTGGTTTGACGGTTCATCCATCGAGGGCTTCGCGCGAATCGAGGAGTCCGATATGCTCCTCAAACCGGACCTCGCAACATACGCGGTGCTGCCCTGGAGGCCCGGTGAAGGTAAAGTCGCCCGCTTCATCTGTGATATCCAGACGTATGGCAACAAGCCGTTTGAGGGCGATCCCCGCAACGTGCTCCGCAGGACCATCGCCGAAGCAGCCAAGATGGGATTCACCTTCAACACCGGCCCGGAGCTGGAGTTCTTCCTGTTCCGGATGATCGATGGCGTGCCGACAACAGAGTTCGAGGATCGCGGGGCTTACTTTGATCTTGCGCCCACAGACGCTGCTGAAGATGTCCGCCGCGATGTCGTTCTTGCCCTCAGTGATATGGGATTCGAGATAGAGGCATCCCACCACGAAGTCGCAGACAGCCAGCACGAGATTGATTTCAAGTACGGGGATGTTCTCACAACGGCAGACCGGGTCATCACCTTCAAGTTTGCAGCCAAGTCCATTGCCCTGCAGTATGGTATGCATGCCTCGTTCATGGCAAAACCGATTGCCGGCATTAATGGAAGTGGCATGCACACCCACGGTTCCCTTTCGAAGAATGGCAAAAACGCGTTCTATGATCCCAATGCAGAGCTCCAGCTCTCCGATACCGCGATGTATTATATCGGCGGTCTCCTGAAACATGCAAAGGCGATCACGCGCGTGGCAAACCCGACCATCAACTCGTACAAGCGCCTCGTTCCCGGCTATGAAGCACCCTGCTATATCTCCTGGAGCGCAGCAAACCGTTCTGCCCTCATCCGCGTGCCGGCAGCACGGGGCAACAGCACGCGGGCTGAGTTACGGAGCCCGGATCCGATGTGCAATCCGTACCTCACCTTTGCCTGTATGCTCGCCGCAGGTCTCGATGGTGTTAAAAACAAGATCATGCCGCCGGATATGACCAATTCCAACATCTATCACATGGATGCGAAGCTCAGGAAGAAGCTCCGTATCGACATGCTGCCGGGAAGCCTCGCCGAGTCCAATGCTGCGCTTCTCCGGGATGACGTGCTCTGCGATACCCTGGGCGTTCATGTTGTCGACAACCTCAGCCGCATTGCAGAGATGGAGACCGATGCATTCCGGCTCACGGTTCACCCGTGGGAGCTTGACCGTTACCTTGCAACGTATTAA
- a CDS encoding GltB/FmdC/FwdC-like GXGXG domain-containing protein, with protein sequence MGEVRINAKDMPYQALNQRVRALVASGEKDIILDNVLGQRFIGDGIRGEDVTITVNGVPGGDLAMFMSGPTVIVNGNADHAPGNTMDNGKVIIHGSAGDAVAHSMRGGRIYVRDNIGYRGGINMKEYQEKRPILVVGGAARAFLGEYMAGGLVIVLGVDGVTPVSERGVGSGMHGGEIIVRDRIDNTCLGGGAEQKKLTEDEKSAIRPILEDFVRTFTIDPDPIFSADYSKIVPASRRPFASKYTWE encoded by the coding sequence ATGGGAGAAGTTCGTATCAATGCAAAAGATATGCCGTACCAGGCCCTCAACCAGCGGGTCCGGGCTCTTGTTGCCAGCGGCGAGAAGGATATCATTCTCGACAATGTGCTCGGCCAGCGGTTCATCGGCGACGGGATCCGGGGAGAGGATGTAACCATAACGGTCAATGGCGTACCGGGCGGGGATCTCGCCATGTTCATGAGCGGTCCGACGGTCATCGTCAACGGCAATGCCGATCATGCGCCCGGCAACACCATGGACAACGGGAAGGTCATCATCCATGGCAGTGCCGGGGATGCGGTAGCCCACAGCATGCGAGGCGGCCGGATTTATGTCCGGGACAATATCGGGTACCGTGGGGGCATCAACATGAAAGAGTACCAGGAGAAGCGCCCCATTCTTGTGGTTGGCGGGGCAGCCCGGGCGTTCCTGGGCGAGTACATGGCGGGAGGTCTCGTGATTGTCCTCGGGGTGGACGGAGTTACTCCCGTCAGCGAGCGGGGTGTCGGCAGCGGCATGCATGGCGGTGAGATCATTGTACGGGATCGCATTGACAACACCTGTCTTGGGGGTGGAGCGGAACAGAAGAAACTCACCGAAGATGAGAAATCTGCGATCCGGCCAATCCTTGAAGATTTTGTCCGGACATTTACCATCGATCCGGACCCGATCTTTTCCGCAGACTATTCGAAGATCGTACCGGCAAGCAGGCGGCCTTTTGCCAGCAAATATACGTGGGAGTGA
- a CDS encoding glutamate synthase-related protein yields MSIGSTPLKYRVRIETERCMQCKRCIENCSYGVFREESDGIAIQSRNCVACHRCLAFCPRDAIEIEEKPGDYRSHPVWTREAREAIFNQAKTGKIVLAGMGNALPYPIIFDRLLLDACQVTNPSIDPLREPMELRTYIGKKPSSLNLRQLENGDIQLCTKLSPNLQIETPVMIGHMSYGAISLNAQTALAKAASRIGTFMGTGEGGLHESLYPYQDHMIVQIASGRFGVDINYLERGAAIEIKIGQGAKPGIGGHLPGDKVCADISCTRMIPEGSDAISPAPHHDIYSIEDLKQLVRGLKEATEWKKPVFVKIAAVHNSAAIAAGIARSGADAVVVDGFRGGSGATPRVFRDHVGIPVEAAVASVDAKLRQQGIRNEVSIIASGGIRESADVAKIICLGADAVYIGTSALIAMGCRVCGTCYRGTCAWGIATQKPELVARLNPEAGAVQVENLIHGWTLELAELMGAAGINSIESLRGNRDRLRGYMLDEGLMDVLDVKTVGA; encoded by the coding sequence ATGAGCATCGGCAGCACTCCCCTGAAATACCGGGTGCGGATCGAAACGGAGCGGTGCATGCAGTGCAAACGCTGTATCGAGAACTGCTCGTACGGGGTGTTCCGGGAAGAGAGTGACGGGATCGCGATACAATCACGCAACTGCGTTGCCTGCCACCGCTGCCTTGCCTTCTGTCCGCGCGATGCAATCGAGATTGAAGAGAAGCCCGGGGATTACCGGAGCCATCCCGTCTGGACGCGCGAGGCACGGGAAGCGATCTTCAACCAGGCAAAGACCGGAAAGATTGTCCTTGCCGGCATGGGAAATGCACTTCCCTACCCGATCATCTTTGACCGGCTCCTCCTTGACGCCTGCCAGGTGACCAATCCCAGCATCGACCCGCTCCGGGAGCCCATGGAACTGCGTACCTATATCGGGAAGAAGCCGTCATCCCTTAACCTGCGGCAACTCGAAAATGGCGACATCCAGCTCTGCACAAAACTCTCACCCAACCTCCAGATCGAGACTCCCGTCATGATCGGGCACATGAGTTACGGAGCAATCAGCCTGAACGCCCAGACTGCTCTTGCAAAAGCCGCAAGCCGCATTGGGACATTCATGGGTACCGGAGAAGGGGGGCTCCACGAATCGCTCTACCCGTACCAGGACCACATGATCGTCCAGATAGCATCCGGCCGGTTCGGCGTGGATATCAATTATCTTGAGCGGGGAGCGGCCATCGAGATCAAGATCGGTCAGGGTGCAAAACCGGGTATCGGGGGACACCTCCCGGGGGATAAGGTCTGCGCGGACATTTCCTGCACCCGCATGATCCCGGAGGGCAGCGATGCAATCAGCCCGGCACCGCACCACGACATCTACAGCATCGAGGACTTAAAACAGCTTGTCCGTGGCCTGAAAGAAGCAACCGAATGGAAAAAACCGGTCTTTGTAAAGATCGCAGCGGTTCACAACTCGGCTGCGATAGCGGCGGGCATTGCCCGGTCCGGTGCGGATGCCGTTGTCGTGGACGGGTTCCGCGGGGGCAGCGGTGCAACGCCCCGGGTGTTCCGCGATCATGTCGGCATTCCGGTTGAAGCCGCCGTGGCAAGTGTTGACGCAAAGCTCCGCCAGCAGGGGATCCGGAACGAAGTCTCCATCATCGCAAGCGGCGGGATCCGGGAGAGCGCCGATGTAGCGAAGATCATCTGCCTTGGCGCCGATGCCGTGTACATCGGGACATCCGCGCTCATTGCTATGGGCTGCCGGGTCTGCGGGACCTGCTACCGCGGCACCTGCGCATGGGGAATCGCCACCCAGAAACCAGAACTTGTTGCCCGGCTGAACCCGGAGGCGGGCGCAGTCCAGGTGGAGAACCTGATCCACGGGTGGACCCTCGAACTTGCCGAACTGATGGGAGCCGCCGGGATCAACAGTATCGAGAGCCTGCGCGGCAACCGTGACCGGCTCCGGGGATACATGCTCGATGAAGGACTGATGGATGTGCTTGACGTAAAGACGGTAGGAGCATAG
- a CDS encoding DUF4145 domain-containing protein, translated as MSNLLRFKRSQDQIDNMDHSYEEIRKATVDILSGRENSSYTPNQFVHLRIGVAEVIQKRDRSTPDPYPREAQLSRNDQDLFQEVFWDLFRQNIITLGTSGDPNASYPWFRVSSFGKQVLVNDEVYFFHDLTSYEKIIRENIPEIDEITLFYLKEAMQAFIVGCRLSSAVMLGVALEYSLESLYDVIKENAAHSAHFQSVSKEQTLLRKFNKFKQKLNEKKSDLPKELKEDLDTNLDMIVSLIRNYRNESGHPNGKVISREQCYVNLQLFIPCCKKIYELMSYYKQ; from the coding sequence ATGTCAAACTTACTTCGCTTTAAGAGGTCTCAAGACCAGATTGATAATATGGACCATTCATATGAGGAAATTCGAAAAGCTACTGTCGATATCCTTTCCGGAAGAGAAAACTCATCATATACTCCAAATCAATTTGTTCATCTGCGAATTGGAGTTGCCGAAGTCATACAAAAACGGGATAGGAGCACCCCTGATCCATATCCGAGAGAGGCACAACTTTCTCGAAATGACCAGGATCTTTTCCAAGAAGTATTCTGGGACCTCTTCAGGCAGAACATCATAACTCTCGGAACCAGTGGAGATCCTAACGCTTCATATCCATGGTTCCGGGTTTCCAGTTTTGGTAAGCAGGTCTTGGTAAATGATGAAGTATATTTTTTCCATGATCTCACAAGCTATGAAAAAATAATTAGAGAAAACATTCCGGAAATCGATGAAATTACTTTGTTTTATCTAAAAGAGGCTATGCAGGCTTTCATAGTGGGATGTCGCCTTTCCTCTGCTGTAATGCTTGGCGTTGCATTAGAATATTCCCTTGAATCTCTTTATGATGTGATTAAGGAGAATGCAGCGCACTCAGCTCATTTCCAAAGCGTGTCGAAAGAACAGACATTACTCCGAAAATTCAATAAATTTAAACAAAAGCTTAACGAGAAAAAGTCAGATTTGCCCAAGGAATTAAAAGAAGATCTCGATACCAATCTCGATATGATTGTGTCTCTTATCAGAAATTACAGGAATGAATCCGGTCATCCGAATGGCAAGGTAATTTCACGTGAACAATGTTACGTAAATCTTCAACTGTTCATCCCCTGTTGCAAGAAAATTTATGAATTGATGTCATACTACAAACAGTGA